A genomic stretch from Lathyrus oleraceus cultivar Zhongwan6 chromosome 2, CAAS_Psat_ZW6_1.0, whole genome shotgun sequence includes:
- the LOC127121346 gene encoding protein MAIN-LIKE 1-like, with amino-acid sequence MESWVSRSGLASLQRTSLNKIDTNLVSAFMERWHLETSSFHMSFGEMSITLDDVACLLHLPIRGIFWSPQDVTEELAVELAVDYLGVSQGQAQSHVRSCRGSYYKLEWLYDIFVHHRAASSWAYATRAYLLMLVGSTIFADKTFTLVEARYLLLFRDLDGCSGYSWGAAALVTLYRYLGDASMYSCKQLGGYPTLLQCWIHEYFPTVGKRGENWNPAGNYGLPRAMRWSYRQGVLKVDDLRPILDELTPTDVIWRPFEDHRAWRVFDEICLYRACLKWGETVVPYLPDRCLRQFGYRQYVPSPPLDCMMATNIDVDWISYHQSVVDVIGSSSVATTPSEVVDGYLEWYYRVSHPRLVPPHRDAPREVPVPVYDAGPSDPDWARVSTLIRRYLRQVNAEEEDPQFSDLFEALHISRSH; translated from the exons atggagagttgggtatctagatccggtttagcttcactgcagagaaccagtctgaacaagatagacacaaatcttgtctctgcatttatggaaagatggcatctagagacatcttcatttcacatgtcgtttggtgaaatgagcattactttagaTGATGTCGCATGTCTACTTCACTTGCCCATTAGGGGTATCTTTtggagtcctcaggatgtgactgaagagctagctgttgaacttgctgttgactacctaggagtgtcacagggtcaggcacagtcacatgttcggagctgcagggggtcgtattacaagttggagtggttatatGATATATTCGTACATCATAGGGCTGCTTccagctgggcatatgcgactagagcatatctattgatgttggtgggttccaccatatttgctgataagacctttacacttgtagaggcacgatacctcctcctatttagggacttggatggatgttcaggatatagttggggagcagctgcactagttaccctctaccgatatcttggagatgcgtccatgtacagttgcaaacagctaggtggatatcctactctcctacag tgttggattcacgagtattttccaactgttggaaaaagaggggagaattggaaTCCTGCTGGAAACTATGGTCTTCcccgagcgatgagatggtcgtatagacagggagtcctgaaggtcgatgatttacgacctattttggacgagctgacacctaCCGACGTCATCTGGCgaccatttgaggatcatagagcatggcgtgtatttgatgagatatgtctttacagggcctgtttgaagtggggtgaaacagttgttccatacttgcctgatagatgtttacgtcagttcgggtataggcagtatgttccatccccacctctggattgtatgatggcgacgaatattgatgttgattggatcaGTTACCATCAGAGTGTTGTCGATGTGATCGGTTCATCTTCCgtggccaccactccatctgagGTAGTAGACggttatctggagtggtattatcgtgtttcccatccacggttggtccctccccatcgtgacGCTCCTAGAGAGGTACCCGTTCCTGTATATGACGCCGGGCCATCTGATCCTgattgggctcgtgtatctacattgattcgtcgctatctgagacaggttaatgctgaagaggaagatccacagttttctgatttatttgaagctttgcatatttctcgttcacattga